The Rhododendron vialii isolate Sample 1 chromosome 1a, ASM3025357v1 region GTCCCCTCATCAAGACCATCTCACCTACCAATCCCTTTATTTAACCACGCTCacctttctcctcttttttgaAATTACACACATTTCTCcgaatttctagggttttgaagggttttctctccaaaaccgGACATCAAAAAAtctaaacagagagagagagagaagaaaccatgGTCACAAAACAGAAACTCTTTCTCTTGATCATTGTTTTCTTGTTACTTTCGCCCACCATGTTTAATCTCTTAGGTTCCATGAACCTCGCCCTCACACAACCACTATGGTTAACcctaacaataataataatctctTTCTTCCTCCTCACCAAAAACCCACCACCCAAACAAATCTACATGCTAGATTTCGCATGTTACAAGCCACCGGCGGCCCAAGCCATAACCAAACAAGGCGCGGTGGCGCAAGCCAGGGTCTTCAACAAGTTGTACAAAGAAGAGACGCTGGCGTTCATGCGAAACACGATCGAGCGATCGGGGCTCGGCGACTCGACCTACTTACCGGAGGCCTTTCTCAAGGACCTTCCGGACCCAGACATGGAGGCAGCGAGGGCGGAAGCAGAGATGGCGATTTTCGGGGCTGTGGGCGAGCTCCTGGCGAAGACCAAAGTGAAGAGTAGGGATATCGGGATAGTGGTGGTGACCTGTTGTCTTTTCTGCGCGGCGCCGTCTCTCTCCAGCGTGATTGTGAATCGGTATAAGATGAAGGAGGGTGTCGTTAGCTATAATCTGAGTGGAATGGGTTGCACTGCCGGGCTTATCGCTATTAATCTTGCCAAACAGCTGCTTCAGGTTGGTTAACTACTAGACTCTTGTTTTTTGGTACTTCTGTAAACTTATAAATTTGGaatttatttcggtattttttatttttttgaaattgtctatttagttttttgtcgtaatttttgaagttaatcgttcgtctcgacgaggcgattcggaaaagtataaaaatatgaactgatgttgaaaaaatttgaataagatggcactttagacaaataagactactctttgaattttttttttgtctttagtgaattttttttgctttctgttactccctccgtcccaaaatggatgataatttttaaaatttttgctattttttattgcttatatttctcaatttataatatttttcatgagtttgaaaactttgtataatagaactaatcaagaactatcaaacaagatccatattgcatattttttgaaattcgtattaaaagatataaggaattgaaattgacacagTTATAAAATATTGTCATctaatttgggacagagggagtacattttagactcctctcatcgagacagataattaattaatgaaaaaaatcaCTCGAAtttaacacacacaaaaaaaaaaaaagcgaacAAAATATACAAAACGAAGAAATAATTAAGTTTACATGAGGCCTCaactcatgattttttttggtaaatgccTCAACTCATGATTTTATTCCAACTTATTTGAGTAAAAGAAATACTGATCATATTTGTGTGTGTCAAACGATTTATTTGGATTGGGCGCCCTGCTGCGCCCAAAGGGTAGCAGCCGTTCACGCCTTAGATTTGGGCATTAATTAGTTTTAGCATCAGAATCCCAAACCCAATACAGCTTCAAATTTGACAAACGGAAATGATATTCACACAACCGTTGCGTGTGTTGTGTAACCAATTCTGACCGTTTAGATGTGTTTGGacgctctagattttaaaaaaactcttcaaaggaaaagtttgaacgaatcttgaccatttattacaacaatggacggatggagattttttgtgtttgatgttttgcacaaccgttgtgcatgtagcatctttgttttacaaattttgaaaaactaaaaaacgaATGAAATTGTaaaaatttcaaagctgagtTTGAGTAACTTCTGAAACTTTTCGGTTACGGGTGTAGGTTTtaagtttttataaaaattgattttttttttcttttcgaagTAAACAGTACCAAATTTTATTGTAATTTAATCATAATTTCACAATTATGATAAATATATTTATCTGCTTCTACTAAAATCTAGAATCAGCAGTAGAATCTAAAACTAGAATAAAATATTTGTATCCACAACTATCGCAAACACGCCCTTAATttgtgtgataaaaaaaaaacccttagaTTGCGCCTCGATATTTTATTAGGTTTAATTTATCCATACTTTTGCTATTAATGACGAGGAAAAAATGctaattttctcattttcactTAATCATTCTGTGATGTTTGTTACCTTAATTCAAATATTACATTACCATGCatgttttggcttaataattaaGTCggattaccttttttttttggtcttgattcgattttttttttttgattttgagtcttttttttttatggattgtTGGTTCGGACGaaagaaatccaaaaaaaataatatactgaCCAAActgatattttttaataaaaataaaaggttgctaattttgtcattttcttttttttaacgcTACTCTTctacaagtatatttttgatgtaaaaatgtATTTGCAATGGagtgacattaaaaaaaaaaaaagtaagtggcaaaatcatttctcaaacAAAAATCTAAATGGTCTGTCTATTTTGACTATTCCAATTCTAATTCAACAGGTACACCACGACAGCTATGCTTTGGTCGTAAGCACCGAGAACATTACCGAAAATTGCTACAAGGGTAACGACCGctctaaaattcttgtcaatTGCTTGTTCCGAGTCGGCGGGGCCGCGATCCTCCTCTCCAACCGGCCTTCCGACAGCCGCTCGTCGaagtatcaactgctccacacCATCCCCACCCACACCGCCAGCTTCGACAGATGCTACAACTGCATCGTTTCGGAAGAAGATACCGAGGGGCACGCGGGAGTGACCATCACCAAGGATCTGCTGGCCGCGGCCATCACCGCCATAGAATCCAACATAACCTCGCTGGCTCCCCTGGTCCTTCCCGCGTCCGAACAAGCTCGGTACCTGCTGAACCACGTCGCGAGGCGTCTTCCCGTGGCGAACGCCAAGCCGTACGTTCCCGACTTCAAGAAGTCTTTCGATCACTTCCTCCCGCACGTCGGCGGGAAGCCCGTGCTGGACGAGCTGCAGAGGAGCTTGCGGCTGACGAAGACCGACATGGAAGCTTCTAGAATGACGCTGTTCAGATTTGGGAACACTTCTAGTAGCTCAGTGTGGTACGAGCTGGCCTACGTTGAAGCCAAGGGGAGGATCAAGAGAGGTGATCGGGTGTGGCAAATGGCTTTCGGGTCCGGGTTCAAGTGTTGCAGCGTGGTTTGGCGCGCAATCAGGACCGTTGATGATGCGGTGATGAATCCCTGGAGTGACGAGATTGATGGGTTTCCTGTGGACCTCAACAACAATGCTCCGTTCCCTTACTTCTTTGAACCGTCCAAATCCACATGATCGGACGCTGCATGCAGCTAGCACGTGCATTTGCCTCCCTAAATTACTGCAAGAATAATGTTTTTAGGAGCTTACAaactttttcttcctcttttatttGTTCTACTACCTTTGAGTGATATCTACAGACACCATGAATGGTGATCGATGATCTTagtttggtttatttttattacatgtgtatttcatttcatttcaggCCACTGGCCGGGTTAAGTTGGATcagctatattttttttttctcagtaaTGAAAGATTATATATTAACCATTGAGGAGAGTTACGTACAATGATTAAAAGGAATGCGGAAAAGATGGCATGACAACCCGTGGGGGGCTGAAATAACCTTTgaccctttttttcttttgttgaatgGTGGAGAGATAAAATTGTGAACGGTGGACTGAGTACCCGAAAATCGAAGGGGAATATACCTCTGGGAAGAAGCAACTACAAGAAATTGAAGTATTTGAGACAAAAATTTAGGGACCAAAAGTTGAAGTACCTCTTTACCCACTATACTAAATTTATCCACAAAATTAGGTCCGACGAACAAGTTAGTAAGTGGAGGAATGAAGAGAGTGTGCGTATGCCCttgggagagaagagagagatccCTTACCTAAAGGGGTAGTGGGCTATATATAAGGCAAGGCCTTGGACTGTTAACAAGTAGGCTCTACTTCCCACGCACGTTGCGACGCTCGGATGAGATCATATGTCAGAGTCATTAAAAGAATGCCGCAAGGGTAGGTTTGACCCTGATTTTTTTGACCTCTTCGAACCGTGattatttcggcccactacacaaCCAAAACGAATAATATAATTCCAACTAGGTTGGCACCCAAGGGTCGGGCAATTATATGCCAACAGCAAAGAACTAAAATACAAACAGTCCGACACGTATGCAAACGGGGAAAACTCAGAAGAACAATAATCTGATTTTCTGAAAGATCTGCATCAGCACTTGGGAGTTGAGTAGATATGAATTCTTGGTAGACCTTACAAAAACAGCACCACTCCACATTGGTTACCATGATACCACAAATTCACTTCTTGAACATGTAAAGTAATAGCAGCAGCAACAATAATAGCCCAACTGATCGACCTTGGCAGCGACCAATCTCGAAGCATCATCCCAAACAAAATGCATGAATATGAACGATATGGTTCCGCAGCAATTAGCAAACTTGATTGGTGTTTGTACCCAAAAATGACCGTGCAATAAAACGTGTCACGATGTGGGTACTTGGTAACAAAAGGGGAGCTGAGCATGAATTTTTCCCTGCCAATGTTGCAATGAATTGCTTTCCAGAATGTGAAAACGTGGGTTCAAGGATTATGGTTTTGTTTGTCCCCATGAAACCATGGCAGTAGCACAAAATATGGCCATGGGACACTTGGAAATGATTGGTTACAAATATGAgaagtcctatggtacacaccccttattaaggGGTAATAAGGGGTGTACCGTACACACAATGATTTTAAACTATCGGATTTAAAAGTGAATGATCTGAACCACatatttattaaatcaattaataaaatgaaaaagggCTAAGCAGGTAACCGATTGTTCTCtcctccctcactctctctccctctccctctccaaaaaatgaccacaaattatataacataaccataacTTTTATGACGATACTAAAAATTGGCATTtgcttaccacaatgtgtcgtatcGAAAGAAATTAATCCAAATATTCTGTAGCAAGActaaaatatgtcgtaccacaATTAATGCTAGACTTTAATGCATTCGGACATGTTAAATGTCGTTTGGTTACATATTTGTCGATATCCCATGATTTCTAATTTTTGTGACAATGTTGAATATTGTAAAACTTCATATTCTAACGGttctgatcgatcattttataAATATACTCGGTAACAATATTTAGaatttttcctcaaaaaaaaacatttagaATTTGTACATTTAATGTACTTTATATGAAACTAATTTCTCTGTGTGACCGCAACACAATAATAACGATCAAAATCATTGATTTCGTTATGCTTGTTGGTGATAATATTGAATATCGTATAACTTGATATTCAAATAGTTTTGATCAATCATTCTAGAAATATACTCGCTAACgatatattttcattttgtaaTGGAATAtgtcatcacaaaaaaaaaaaaaactacaggTTGTGGTAAAGTAACGCcactttataattttattataataattgtggttatattatttaattatgataTGGTAAGTATTTTGCCAATTAAAACTATCGTTAACTAAACATTTTGATTGGGCTGATAACTAAACATTATGATATGGTATATTGAGTGATTTCAAGCACTATGGAGGTTGTGCACCATGATCCTGAGAATGGGACGATAACCGCCCACGGCCAACGTCTATAAAAGCAAGAAACAGAGAAGAGAAAAGGCCCTTCCAAATCAACACACAACTTCAAGTTCTTGCTTcaattatcctttttttttcccgctcCGGTCATACTATGTTTATTTTTCTGCACTTACGGTTTCAGTACATGTAACTTTTATTATTTCTGACAATGGAAATACCGAGCATTTCTATTTCAACGGCGTTCTTTACGTTTGAGCACCGCGCTCATCTCTTTAATAATGAAAAATCTAGAGCGTTTTTTATTCCTACGGCGTTTACAAGGTTCAAGTACCGCACtcgttcctctctctctacatcacttcgagaaagagaaaattaaatAGGAATCCTATTCAGTAGACTTCTTTAGGTGTCTATTCTAGTGtatttgaatacttatgttccAATTCTCAAATTGTCTTCTGTTATGCCCTTGGTTATTAGTTATTAgctatattttattttgcacATATTCTTAATTATAAGAGTAGGATGTTCCTAAATTTGTGGGATTTAGTTAAAGccaataatctctctctctctctcttaactcGTGTTGGGTTTGAGTGTACGTATGTGACGTTTCTGCCTCTTCCCTCCTCATGAAACCCTAGCCTCTCCGCCTCTTCCTTACGCCACCATCTCTGACAGCGTCATCGGCCAGACCCCATCCTCGCCTTATCGACCTCTCTCCTTTTCCCTCTCCCATTTCCCCTCTTAATCGGTGgctgctttcttttgttgtcgatTTGTGGGATGCCTCTTCTATGTCCACTGTGTTGTTTGCTTTCTCCGGCTGCCAACTGTGTTGTTTGCATCCACTCTATCATGGGCTTCCACCTCATGCATGGCTGAACTCCCACAACCCCACCAAATCCACTAACATAACCACCTTAGCCTTCGTGGTGGTGGCTCATAAGAAGGCCAGGAAAATCCGGAAGGTATTCGGTGCACACAACCCATAACGTGTTCATTCTCATTTTCAGCATGTCAATTACCTTTACTTTTCTTCTATTAACTTGTaatgttttctgatttttgtcatattttttatttgatcatgttttgttcatctacctcgattaAAACCTATACTTTtcaaaacttgtcatgttttctaatttttgtcatgttttttatttgatcatattttgttcatctatctcgatcgaaacctacacttctcgaAATTTGCCATGTTTTTCgattttgtcatattttttaattgatcttgtcTTGTTCATATACTTCAATTAgattttttcatgttttgtgaattgattatgttttgttatatttttcgGCTTACACATTCGTTTTTGTAAGAGtcgtgttttctttttagattttaggggaataaaaaatatgagagaaaagattaggagagaaaaaaaattcaaaagattaggtgagagaaatgttagaaaaaggagagagaattgagatgaTTAGAAAATataaagatttgaaaaattaggagaaagaaagggtaagatttaattgaatttgaggatgaaaagataagtatttaaacacattaggatGAGCACATAAATAAGTAGGGTAAAATAGATGGCTAATTAAGTTCCCCTTCGAGAAAATTAAATGGTAAAGTCCTCTTCATTGAGGCAAAAAGAACCCGCGGTAGACTTCATCCACTGCACATAAGTCACCTATTTGGAAGTTAGAATCAGGCTCTCTAGCCTAATTCACGTTTGGATCACGTTACGGTCCTGGCACGCCCGTTCATCTCAATCACACagtgcttgacgattttctagtcTTAAATTattgggttgccccaagcgtagggcggagaccgacgtaacacaatatccggtaagtccggagtcgaatccacagagatagtgatgtgtgctgactaaaaacttaggttgttataatttaaacgggctcttaagtagccaccccttgtaaTTTGATGCTTAGATTAactaaaatctagaaattgattgtacttttcaaataattaaaggagGTACGATTGTAAGGTTCATAGCATTGACAACCAGTCTCGATTAGCCTGTTTCATTATGTGTTCttaaaacgtttaattttagtgagaaaaagataacccgaaagatgcgaatcgTTATGGTCGTCGTTCACCCATGTGCagcgaagaatgggttttgaacccccattcccccgttcacatgggctctgACAATGCTCGGATTCGTCTAACGACTGTTctttattaacctaaaattgtttttcctttattatttgaaaataggagtagtACCCAAACTGGTCATAGTATActaatcaccctgcgaccctacctatacgactactcactaatcattgcgcataaaataaaagaaatcctaacttgaaatatgcttctattacgcgagatgaaaaataaacagaaaaatatcaactaatcaaatactaacaaataacttttattaaaaacagaaattaaaacgaattatcgaagtgcgagtaattgaacaaagcttcaaatAACTTTAAAGGAAAAACCAAGCTctgaaaaaaactaaacaatattaGAAACAAAAGAATTTTACTAATGGCAGCCGGTTTTTCGTCTTCTTCGTCTGAATAATGATCGGCTGTAAAAAGGCAATAGCCCCTTGCTTGGGATCGCAGCCCCGTTCTTCTATTTCTTTTCCGTCCAAATCTGCCGAAAACCAATgccctcctccttttttttttatttctgtaGCCGACTAAAataataagggaaaatgacggtcaatgacgtgttttgataattaatacatgtcGATGACATTTttaatattaacaaatgttcttaacttgtccttgatggatattaattatcaaaacacgtcctgagccgtcattttcccaaatattaGCCCTCGCGGGCTGGTATTGGCTTAGGCataattcctttttcttttctccaagACTTCAGTCAAAATAAGTGGTAATAAAAGGTCGAACAAAATATGGCCCAATCTATGATTTAATCGACTTTAACCTATTAAACTTTAAAATACCTATAATACAAAAATCAAACATTAAAACACtaagtaataaaataaataaacttatcAATGATAAATTATCACACAGCCAATGCGTATGTTTTGCTTTTTTGAGGGAAACAATTAGCCTCCTGAATTTGATCACCAAATAACAGAATTGTGAAGCCTTTGTGATCCGAGAAGGCCCCGTATATCTGAATCACTGTATCTGAGCTGGAGCTTCCTCGAAGTGTCGGCCTCACacttccgtggcctgaaaggccatagttcctctaagaagctagctgtTGAGGGTCACCTTCACATAGCTAATTAGCAGGTtgaggtctcgttcgttaacggaattaTTTAGACAAATTGTTCCATcaactaagaacggccatgTCTGTCgatcaagaaagagctctcagtctgtcGATCCTTATTACATGTCTGAGACAAACTGACTCAAACTTACCCCAGTGGCGACTCAATACTTTACATACAGTAATACATACTTAATTTGGACTCCCAAAACAGATTCACCGGCCACACTGACCaaactcaaaaagaaaaagaaaacccaccACACTGGCCAAACTCGAAAagaattaataaaaataaagaaccCAAAGATTCACTCAAACCGGACCAAATGAAACAAATTTTGCACATATATATTGTTCGGCTTAAATGgctaattttttgttcttattcaattttttttttgtatttgttagttttttattaattttttgtgaattattaattagtcTATTGTGagaaaaggaatctaaaaagtaagaaattacgatcgaaatctaaaTTTTTATATCAAGTATGATCCTAACCATACTTGATCGGGATGGCAAATGTCGCACATCCTCTATATGATGTGTCTCCGCTTTGGATAACGGCAACAGTTATACCATTCATATCCACAGCTGGCGCACCGGAAAAGTTGTGCTCTGAGTTAAGGTCTAGCTCCGTTACACTTACCTCTCTGGTTTTCCAGCCATTTCAAACCATTAATTCGATATAAAAATTATTGACGCGCCGAAATAATGCCTTTCCTTAGAGCAAAGTCTAGATACATGGGATGccagagccggcttatagccGAGGCTGGGGAAGCCGGCGCTTCCAGCCCccggaaaaaattaaaaacgaggggccccaaatttttaggatccctatatatatatatatatatatatatatatatatatatatggttcaaaaaaaattgcactagtCTCCTTTatacaa contains the following coding sequences:
- the LOC131322057 gene encoding 3-ketoacyl-CoA synthase 20-like; protein product: MVTKQKLFLLIIVFLLLSPTMFNLLGSMNLALTQPLWLTLTIIIISFFLLTKNPPPKQIYMLDFACYKPPAAQAITKQGAVAQARVFNKLYKEETLAFMRNTIERSGLGDSTYLPEAFLKDLPDPDMEAARAEAEMAIFGAVGELLAKTKVKSRDIGIVVVTCCLFCAAPSLSSVIVNRYKMKEGVVSYNLSGMGCTAGLIAINLAKQLLQVHHDSYALVVSTENITENCYKGNDRSKILVNCLFRVGGAAILLSNRPSDSRSSKYQLLHTIPTHTASFDRCYNCIVSEEDTEGHAGVTITKDLLAAAITAIESNITSLAPLVLPASEQARYLLNHVARRLPVANAKPYVPDFKKSFDHFLPHVGGKPVLDELQRSLRLTKTDMEASRMTLFRFGNTSSSSVWYELAYVEAKGRIKRGDRVWQMAFGSGFKCCSVVWRAIRTVDDAVMNPWSDEIDGFPVDLNNNAPFPYFFEPSKST